One segment of Nostoc flagelliforme CCNUN1 DNA contains the following:
- a CDS encoding MAE_28990/MAE_18760 family HEPN-like nuclease: MLDLDDFNERAKDVSDYLYFLRDLEQGQILLSKNGAISKIDDELDKSLKATGFLLLYNLIESTMRNAIQSIYDEISNKAISFDKIRLEIKKIILKNVKNNVQQCGVNNFVEQTEIIFRDIIQSGFNRDDLFSGNVDAKEIKTIAKLYGFSVITDKDTRDGVDLLSIKKNRNDLAHGVMSFKEVGQNTSAENLVEISERVTKYLRQILENIDEYLVNQEYLDSK; this comes from the coding sequence ATATTAGATTTAGATGATTTCAACGAGCGTGCTAAAGACGTTAGTGATTATCTCTATTTTCTGAGAGATTTAGAACAGGGTCAAATTCTATTAAGTAAGAATGGAGCAATTTCTAAAATTGATGATGAATTAGATAAAAGTTTAAAAGCTACTGGATTTCTATTGCTTTACAATCTTATAGAATCTACTATGAGAAATGCTATTCAAAGTATTTATGATGAAATTAGTAATAAAGCTATTTCTTTCGATAAAATTAGGCTAGAAATTAAAAAAATAATTTTGAAAAATGTAAAGAATAATGTACAGCAATGTGGTGTTAATAATTTTGTAGAGCAAACAGAAATAATTTTTAGAGATATTATTCAATCTGGCTTTAATCGAGATGATCTTTTTTCTGGGAACGTAGATGCTAAAGAAATCAAAACAATAGCTAAATTATATGGATTTTCAGTCATTACTGACAAAGATACTAGAGATGGAGTTGATTTACTGTCAATCAAAAAAAATAGAAATGATTTAGCTCATGGTGTTATGTCTTTTAAGGAAGTTGGTCAAAATACATCTGCGGAAAATCTTGTTGAAATAAGTGAAAGAGTTACAAAATATTTAAGACAAATTTTAGAAAATATTGATGAATATTTAGTTAATCAAGAATATTTAGATTCTAAATAG
- a CDS encoding Uma2 family endonuclease has translation MNALTVNLQSVLELTDEQFFNLCQANRDLRFERTATGELIIMPPTGGETGNRNGRLNQQLFNWSDTDATGIAFDSSTCFKLPNGADRSPDASWIKLERWDALTEEEKQKFPPISPDFVIELLSPSDSLKVAQEKMREYIDNGVRLGWLINRKSRQVEIYRQGQEIEVLESPGALSGEDVLQGFILSLEAIW, from the coding sequence ATGAATGCTTTAACGGTCAACCTTCAATCAGTATTGGAACTGACAGATGAGCAGTTTTTTAATCTATGTCAGGCAAACCGTGACTTGAGGTTTGAACGCACTGCAACCGGAGAGTTAATTATCATGCCACCAACCGGGGGAGAAACCGGAAATCGTAATGGTAGACTAAATCAACAATTATTTAATTGGTCAGATACCGATGCTACTGGCATCGCTTTTGACTCTTCTACTTGTTTTAAATTACCTAATGGTGCAGATCGTTCACCTGATGCTTCTTGGATAAAGTTAGAACGATGGGATGCTTTAACTGAAGAAGAAAAACAAAAGTTTCCTCCCATTTCTCCTGATTTTGTAATTGAGTTACTTTCGCCAAGTGATAGTTTGAAAGTTGCTCAGGAAAAGATGAGGGAATACATAGATAATGGTGTGCGTTTGGGTTGGTTAATTAATCGTAAATCGCGGCAAGTGGAGATTTATCGGCAAGGACAAGAGATTGAGGTGTTGGAATCGCCTGGCGCTTTGTCAGGAGAAGATGTTTTACAGGGGTTTATTTTAAGTCTTGAGGCGATTTGGTAA
- a CDS encoding magnesium chelatase subunit H — protein MFTHVKSTIRHIAPDNLRGRNLIKVVYVVLESQYQSALSQAVRTINANNPNLAIEISGYLIEELRDPENYEEFKREIESANIFIASLIFIEDLAQKVVAAVEPHRDHLDVSVVFPSMPEVMRLSKMGSFSLAQLGQSKSAIAQFMRKRKEKSGAGFQDGMLKLLRTLPQVLKFLPMDKAQDARNFMLSFQYWLGGSPENLENFLLMLADKYVFKGLEKQNFAPSTYQQPVVYPDLGIWHPLAPSMFEDVREYLNWYTARKDISNDLKDPLAPCVGLVLQRTHLVTGDDAHYVAMVQELEALGARVLPVFAGGLDFSKPVEAYFYEPNTNTQLVDAVISLTGFALVGGPARQDHPKAIEALKRLNRPYMVALPLVFQTTEEWMDSDLGLHPIQVALQIAIPELDGAIEPIILSGRDGATGKAIALRDRVEAVAERALKWANLRRKPKLDKKVAITVFSFPPDKGNVGTAAYLDVFGSIYEVMKALKNNGYDLPELPESAEALMQEVIHDAQAQYNSPELNVAYKMSVPEYEALTPYSQRLEENWGPPPGHLNSDGQNLLIYGKQFGNVFIGVQPTFGYEGDPMRLLFSRSASPHHGFAAYYTYLEQVWKADAVLHFGTHGSLEFMPGKQMGMSGDCYPDNLIGSIPNLYYYAANNPSEATIAKRRSYAETISYLTPPAENAGLYKGLKELSELIASYQTLKDSGRGVSIVNSIMDKCRIVNLDKDINLPETDARDMSTDERDNIVGNVYRKLMEIESRLLPCGLHVIGKPPSAEEAIATLVNIASLDRQEEGLQGLPGIIANSIGRNIDDIYQNNDRGILQDVQLLQDITLATRAAVTALVQEQTDAEGRVSLVSRLNFFNMGKKEPWVESLHKAGYPKVDTAALKPLFEYLEFCLQQVCADNELGALLRGLEGEYILPGPGGDPIRNPDVLPTGKNIHALDPQSIPTTAAVQSAKIVVDRLLVRNKAENEGKWPETIACVLWGTDNIKTYGESLAQIMWMVGVRPVPDALGRVNKLELISLEELGRPRIDVVINCSGVFRDLFINQMNLLDQGVKMAAEANEPLEMNFVRKHALQQAQEMGINLRQAATRVFSNASGSYSSNINLAVENSTWDSEAELQEMYLNRKSFSFNSDNPGMMDESRQIFESTLKTADATFQNLDSSEISLTDVSHYFDSDPTKLVASLRGDGKKPASYIADTTTANAQVRTLSETVRLDARTKLLNPKWYEGMLSHGYEGVRELSKRLVNTTGWSATAGAVDNWIYEDTNETFIKDEEMQKRLLNLNPHSFRKIVSTLLEVNGRGYWETSEDNLDRLRELYQEVEDRIEGID, from the coding sequence ATGTTCACACACGTCAAGTCCACCATTAGACACATTGCGCCTGATAACTTACGCGGACGTAATTTAATCAAGGTGGTCTATGTCGTGCTTGAGTCCCAGTACCAGAGTGCTTTGTCGCAAGCGGTTCGCACGATTAACGCGAACAATCCCAACTTGGCGATTGAAATCAGTGGGTACTTGATTGAGGAACTCCGCGACCCAGAGAACTATGAGGAGTTCAAACGAGAAATTGAGAGTGCGAATATCTTCATCGCTTCCCTCATTTTCATCGAAGACTTAGCACAGAAAGTAGTAGCAGCAGTAGAACCACACCGCGATCATCTAGACGTTTCCGTTGTCTTTCCCTCGATGCCAGAGGTAATGCGCCTGAGTAAAATGGGCAGCTTTTCTCTAGCACAGTTGGGTCAGTCAAAAAGTGCGATCGCTCAATTCATGCGGAAACGCAAAGAAAAATCCGGTGCAGGATTCCAAGATGGAATGCTGAAGCTTTTGCGAACCCTGCCGCAAGTGCTGAAGTTCTTACCAATGGATAAGGCACAGGATGCCCGAAATTTCATGCTCAGTTTTCAGTATTGGCTAGGTGGTTCTCCAGAAAATCTGGAAAACTTCTTGCTGATGTTAGCTGATAAATATGTATTTAAAGGTTTAGAGAAACAAAATTTTGCACCTTCTACATATCAACAGCCGGTGGTTTATCCCGATTTAGGGATTTGGCATCCTTTGGCTCCGAGTATGTTTGAGGATGTCAGAGAGTACCTCAATTGGTACACAGCTCGTAAGGATATTTCTAACGATCTCAAAGATCCCCTAGCTCCCTGTGTCGGGTTAGTATTGCAACGTACTCACCTAGTTACAGGGGATGATGCCCATTATGTAGCAATGGTGCAGGAGTTGGAAGCACTAGGCGCACGGGTACTACCTGTATTTGCTGGTGGTTTGGATTTCTCCAAGCCTGTTGAGGCTTACTTCTACGAACCAAATACCAACACACAGTTGGTAGATGCAGTGATATCGCTGACTGGTTTTGCTTTAGTAGGTGGCCCAGCCAGACAAGATCATCCCAAGGCAATTGAGGCACTCAAACGCTTAAACCGTCCTTACATGGTGGCGTTACCCTTAGTATTCCAAACCACAGAAGAGTGGATGGATAGCGATTTAGGCTTGCATCCTATTCAAGTAGCTTTGCAAATTGCGATTCCTGAATTGGATGGGGCAATTGAACCGATAATTTTATCGGGTAGAGATGGGGCTACAGGGAAAGCGATCGCACTGCGCGATCGGGTTGAAGCGGTAGCCGAACGCGCCTTAAAATGGGCTAATCTCCGCCGCAAGCCGAAACTTGATAAAAAAGTCGCCATCACCGTTTTCAGCTTCCCGCCAGATAAAGGCAACGTCGGAACCGCAGCGTACTTGGATGTATTCGGCTCCATCTACGAGGTGATGAAAGCTCTCAAAAATAACGGCTACGACTTACCAGAATTGCCAGAATCAGCCGAAGCGTTGATGCAAGAAGTCATCCATGACGCCCAAGCGCAGTACAACAGCCCAGAACTGAACGTTGCTTACAAAATGTCGGTTCCTGAGTATGAGGCACTTACCCCTTACTCTCAACGCCTGGAGGAAAACTGGGGGCCACCTCCCGGACATCTCAACAGCGATGGGCAAAATCTGCTAATTTATGGTAAGCAATTCGGTAACGTTTTCATCGGTGTACAACCTACATTTGGTTACGAAGGCGACCCGATGCGGTTGTTGTTCTCCCGTTCAGCTAGTCCTCACCACGGTTTTGCTGCCTACTACACTTATTTAGAGCAAGTTTGGAAAGCTGATGCTGTACTGCACTTTGGTACACACGGTTCCTTGGAATTCATGCCAGGTAAACAGATGGGGATGTCTGGTGATTGTTATCCAGATAACTTAATTGGCTCAATTCCCAACTTGTATTACTACGCAGCCAATAATCCGAGTGAGGCGACAATTGCCAAACGTCGGAGTTATGCCGAAACAATTTCTTACTTGACACCGCCGGCAGAAAATGCTGGTTTGTATAAAGGTTTGAAGGAACTCAGCGAATTAATTGCTTCTTACCAAACCTTAAAAGATAGCGGACGCGGTGTTTCGATTGTCAACAGCATCATGGATAAATGCCGGATCGTGAATCTGGATAAGGATATTAACCTGCCAGAAACCGATGCCAGAGACATGAGTACTGATGAGCGGGATAATATTGTTGGCAACGTCTACCGCAAGTTGATGGAAATCGAGTCTCGGTTGTTGCCTTGTGGGTTGCACGTCATTGGGAAACCGCCAAGTGCAGAAGAAGCGATCGCAACTCTCGTCAATATTGCTAGTCTAGATCGTCAAGAAGAAGGACTTCAAGGCTTACCGGGAATTATCGCCAATAGCATAGGGCGTAATATTGACGATATTTATCAAAATAATGACCGGGGCATTTTACAAGATGTCCAATTACTCCAAGATATCACCTTAGCAACCCGTGCAGCAGTTACCGCCCTTGTCCAAGAGCAAACCGACGCAGAAGGACGAGTTTCTCTAGTTTCCCGGTTGAATTTCTTCAACATGGGCAAAAAAGAACCTTGGGTAGAATCATTGCATAAAGCAGGTTATCCCAAAGTCGATACCGCAGCCCTAAAACCCCTGTTTGAGTATTTGGAATTCTGCCTGCAACAAGTTTGTGCCGACAACGAACTCGGAGCATTACTCAGAGGCTTAGAAGGTGAGTACATCTTACCCGGCCCTGGTGGCGATCCCATCCGCAACCCGGATGTATTGCCCACAGGTAAGAATATCCATGCACTCGATCCGCAATCCATACCCACAACAGCAGCAGTCCAATCAGCCAAAATCGTTGTAGATAGGCTTTTGGTCCGTAACAAGGCAGAAAACGAAGGAAAATGGCCAGAAACCATCGCCTGCGTCCTTTGGGGAACCGATAACATCAAAACTTACGGTGAATCCCTAGCGCAAATTATGTGGATGGTAGGTGTGCGTCCAGTTCCCGATGCCTTGGGACGGGTGAACAAGTTGGAATTGATATCTCTAGAAGAGTTGGGACGCCCCAGAATTGACGTGGTAATCAACTGTTCTGGTGTATTCCGCGACTTGTTCATCAACCAAATGAACCTGCTAGACCAAGGCGTGAAGATGGCAGCTGAGGCGAATGAACCCTTAGAAATGAACTTTGTTCGCAAACACGCTTTGCAACAAGCCCAAGAAATGGGGATTAATCTGCGTCAAGCAGCGACGCGCGTTTTCTCCAACGCTTCTGGTTCCTACTCGTCAAATATCAACTTGGCGGTAGAAAACAGCACTTGGGATAGCGAAGCCGAGTTACAGGAAATGTATCTCAACCGGAAATCCTTCTCCTTCAATTCCGATAACCCCGGAATGATGGACGAATCCCGGCAGATTTTTGAAAGTACATTGAAAACTGCTGATGCAACTTTCCAAAATTTGGATTCTTCCGAGATTAGCTTAACGGACGTTTCCCACTACTTCGATTCAGATCCAACTAAGCTGGTGGCAAGTCTGCGGGGTGATGGTAAAAAACCAGCATCTTATATTGCAGATACAACCACAGCTAACGCCCAAGTGCGGACATTATCAGAAACCGTGCGTTTGGATGCGCGTACCAAATTATTAAATCCTAAATGGTATGAGGGGATGCTGTCTCACGGTTACGAAGGTGTCCGCGAACTCTCCAAGCGGTTGGTGAATACAACAGGTTGGAGTGCGACAGCTGGCGCTGTGGATAACTGGATTTATGAGGATACTAACGAAACCTTCATCAAAGATGAAGAAATGCAGAAGCGGTTGTTGAACCTTAATCCCCATTCTTTCCGCAAGATTGTATCAACTTTGTTGGAAGTGAATGGACGCGGTTATTGGGAGACTAGCGAGGATAATTTGGATCGTCTACGCGAGTTGTACCAAGAGGTTGAAGACCGGATTGAAGGGATAGACTAG
- a CDS encoding DUF2283 domain-containing protein has product MKITYHSEVDILRIILSDVAIEDSDEEKPGVILDYDEDGNIIGLEILDASKRTDNPHSLEYSIST; this is encoded by the coding sequence ATGAAAATTACCTATCACTCAGAAGTAGATATATTAAGAATTATATTGAGTGATGTAGCTATAGAAGATAGTGACGAAGAAAAGCCAGGGGTAATTTTAGATTACGATGAAGACGGAAATATTATCGGGCTAGAAATATTAGATGCTTCCAAAAGAACCGATAATCCACATTCCCTAGAGTATTCGATTTCTACATAA
- a CDS encoding glycosyltransferase family protein — protein sequence MTQVDILILSNGPGEVTTWVRPVVKALRQELGDDPSVVRISVVLSPCSNASGKEAAIALSYPEVDRVQPAEHFWQFLLWGKTFENWDWRSHGVVVFLGGDQIFPVVIGKKLGYRTVVYAEWEARWHNWIDRFGVMKPEVAARVPQKYAHKFTVVGDLMVEASSHSSLVIGHLSLANDKEQMTNDNKVGQKTELIGLLPGSKAAKLAQGVPLSLGIAEYVHAKRPQTKFVVPLAPTLDLQTLASFADPQKNPIAETFGFGGASLIVPEDANSKALLKTTTGLTVELWQENPAYHLLSQCCICLTTVGANTAELGALGVPMIVLLPTQQLDAMRAWDGLPGLLANLPGVGTPFTKVINWLFLRFVRRKGLLAWPNIWAQEEIVPELMGKLQPQEIGEMVLDLLAHPKKLDNIRAKLRNIRGESGAAQKIAQIVGEEIGK from the coding sequence ATGACTCAAGTAGATATTCTCATTCTTTCAAATGGCCCAGGTGAAGTAACAACCTGGGTGCGTCCAGTAGTAAAGGCGCTACGGCAAGAATTAGGGGATGACCCTTCTGTAGTGAGGATTTCTGTGGTATTATCACCTTGCTCAAATGCTAGTGGAAAAGAAGCTGCGATCGCACTTTCTTACCCAGAAGTAGATAGAGTACAGCCAGCAGAGCATTTTTGGCAATTTTTGCTTTGGGGTAAAACCTTTGAGAATTGGGACTGGAGAAGTCACGGTGTAGTTGTTTTTCTCGGTGGCGATCAAATTTTCCCCGTAGTTATAGGCAAAAAGCTGGGATATCGCACAGTAGTTTACGCTGAATGGGAAGCCCGTTGGCATAATTGGATTGATCGCTTTGGCGTGATGAAACCTGAAGTTGCTGCCCGTGTCCCCCAGAAATATGCTCACAAATTTACCGTTGTCGGTGATTTGATGGTAGAAGCTAGTAGTCATTCGTCATTAGTCATTGGTCATTTGTCCTTAGCAAACGACAAAGAACAAATGACTAATGACAATAAGGTAGGACAAAAGACTGAATTGATTGGTTTACTGCCTGGATCAAAAGCCGCAAAATTAGCCCAAGGAGTACCATTAAGTCTAGGCATTGCTGAATACGTTCATGCAAAAAGACCTCAAACTAAATTTGTGGTTCCTCTAGCCCCAACTTTGGATTTACAAACTTTAGCTAGTTTTGCTGATCCCCAAAAGAACCCTATTGCTGAAACATTTGGCTTTGGCGGCGCTTCCTTAATTGTGCCAGAGGACGCTAACAGCAAGGCATTGCTCAAAACAACAACGGGCTTAACTGTGGAATTGTGGCAAGAAAATCCTGCATATCACTTATTATCCCAGTGCTGCATCTGCTTAACTACAGTGGGGGCAAACACTGCCGAACTCGGTGCTTTAGGAGTGCCAATGATTGTTTTGCTGCCAACACAGCAACTTGATGCCATGCGTGCTTGGGATGGTTTACCTGGATTGTTGGCAAATCTGCCGGGAGTAGGTACGCCCTTTACGAAGGTGATTAATTGGTTATTCCTAAGATTTGTAAGACGCAAAGGTTTATTAGCATGGCCAAATATCTGGGCACAGGAAGAGATAGTGCCAGAACTTATGGGTAAACTTCAACCGCAAGAAATTGGGGAAATGGTTTTAGACTTATTAGCCCATCCAAAAAAATTGGATAATATCCGCGCTAAACTCCGTAATATTCGTGGTGAAAGCGGTGCAGCCCAGAAGATAGCACAGATTGTTGGTGAGGAAATTGGAAAGTAA
- a CDS encoding type II toxin-antitoxin system YhaV family toxin: MAKFVSNGWGVYFHPQLFGTQYQELFERVSHLREQLPEAEYKTHATVKLFAAITVAIETKISSDPFASHFALTGALKRYGRMKKMGLPERYRLFFKAFDTEQLKVIVILWLGFPRKEGAKNDCYQVFTKMIERGTFPDSLDELLKDCEITDD, encoded by the coding sequence ATGGCTAAGTTTGTCAGCAATGGATGGGGAGTTTACTTTCACCCGCAACTATTTGGTACTCAGTATCAAGAATTATTTGAGCGCGTTTCCCATTTACGGGAGCAATTACCAGAGGCTGAATATAAAACCCATGCAACGGTAAAATTGTTTGCAGCAATTACTGTTGCAATTGAAACGAAGATTTCCTCTGATCCGTTTGCAAGTCATTTTGCGTTGACAGGGGCGTTAAAACGCTATGGACGGATGAAAAAGATGGGTCTGCCGGAACGGTATCGGCTGTTTTTTAAGGCGTTTGATACGGAACAGTTGAAAGTAATTGTAATTTTGTGGTTAGGGTTTCCACGTAAAGAGGGGGCGAAAAATGACTGTTACCAAGTGTTTACTAAGATGATTGAACGAGGGACATTTCCAGACAGTTTAGATGAGTTGTTGAAAGATTGTGAGATAACGGATGATTAA
- the mutS gene encoding DNA mismatch repair protein MutS: MTASHSETPSPKPDASTFISDHQQVDRSKLSQMYLHYVETKDKYPHAILLYRVGDFFECYFQDAVKLAQELELVLTSKQAGEQGRVAMSGVPHHAWERYATLLVEKGYAVVICDQVEDASEAAGRLVRREVTRILTPGTLLEEGMLKSSRNNYLAAVVIAANHWGLAYADISTGEFLTTQGSDLEHLTQELMRLQPSEVLVPTNAPDLGSLLRPGETSPHLPQCLPPSFCYSLRSQVPFSQGEARPRLLQKFKVRSLEGLGCDHLPLAVRAAGGLLEYLEDTQKENPVPLQRLRSYTVTDYLIVDNQTRRNLEITQTVRDGTFHGSLLWALDKTSTAMGGRALRRWLLQPLLDIKGIRARQDTIQELMENTPLRQDLRQLLRQIYDLERLTGRAGSGTANARDLVALADSLSRLPELSSLVTETRSPFLKALQKVPTVLEELAQKLHAHLVESPPILIKEGGLIRPSVNPLLDERKATVEADQQWIANLEVDERAKTGISTLKVGFNKTFGYYISISRAKADQVPANYIRKQTLTNEERYITPDLKEREARILTARDDLNQLEYEIFTALREEVAQEAEVIRNLSRAVAAADVLCGLAELAVHQGYCRPEMLPGREINIVDGRHPVVEQSLPPGFFVPNSTQLGEESSVISHVSLADDQGQMTKDIDAPAASRRVEEMTNDNPDLIILTGPNASGKSCYLRQVGLIQLMAQIGSFVPARFARLGICDRIFTRVGAVDDLATGQSTFMVEMNETANILNHATSRSLVLLDEIGRGTATFDGLSIAWAVAEYIAVDIRARTIFATHYHELNELASILPNVANYQVTVKELPDQIIFLHQVQPGGADKSYGIEAGRLAGLPAVVIQRAKQVMGQIEKHSKIAMGLQNLD; encoded by the coding sequence ATGACCGCCTCTCACTCTGAAACTCCATCTCCCAAGCCGGATGCAAGTACTTTTATTTCTGACCATCAACAGGTGGATCGCAGTAAGCTAAGTCAAATGTACTTGCACTATGTCGAGACGAAGGATAAATATCCTCACGCGATATTGCTGTATCGGGTAGGAGATTTCTTTGAATGCTATTTCCAAGATGCTGTAAAACTAGCGCAAGAATTGGAATTAGTTCTCACTAGCAAGCAAGCTGGAGAACAGGGACGAGTGGCGATGTCTGGTGTTCCTCACCATGCTTGGGAACGCTACGCAACGCTGCTGGTAGAAAAAGGCTATGCAGTGGTAATTTGCGACCAAGTGGAAGATGCTTCTGAAGCTGCTGGTAGATTGGTGCGACGCGAAGTAACGCGCATCCTAACTCCTGGCACTTTGCTGGAAGAAGGAATGCTCAAATCAAGCCGCAATAATTACCTAGCAGCAGTAGTAATTGCCGCAAATCATTGGGGTTTAGCTTATGCAGACATCTCCACAGGGGAATTTCTCACAACTCAAGGTAGTGATTTAGAACATCTGACACAGGAATTAATGCGGTTGCAACCTTCAGAGGTGCTAGTTCCGACAAATGCGCCTGATTTAGGTAGTTTGCTGCGTCCGGGAGAAACTTCGCCCCATCTCCCCCAGTGTTTGCCACCATCATTTTGCTATAGTTTGCGATCGCAAGTACCATTTTCCCAAGGCGAAGCTAGACCTAGATTATTGCAGAAATTTAAGGTGCGATCGCTCGAAGGACTCGGTTGCGATCATCTTCCCCTGGCTGTTCGTGCAGCTGGCGGTCTTCTGGAATACTTGGAAGATACTCAAAAAGAAAACCCAGTTCCCCTTCAGAGACTCCGCAGCTACACTGTCACTGACTACCTAATTGTTGATAATCAAACCCGCCGTAACCTGGAAATTACCCAAACTGTCCGGGATGGCACTTTTCACGGTTCTCTACTTTGGGCATTAGATAAAACTAGTACAGCGATGGGCGGGCGGGCATTGCGGCGGTGGTTGTTGCAACCCCTACTCGATATTAAAGGCATTCGGGCGCGGCAAGATACCATCCAAGAATTGATGGAAAATACGCCCCTACGTCAAGATTTGCGGCAATTGTTACGTCAAATTTATGATTTGGAACGCCTCACAGGCAGGGCGGGTTCTGGTACAGCTAATGCTAGAGATTTAGTAGCTTTGGCAGATTCCCTCTCACGCTTACCAGAATTATCCAGCTTGGTAACTGAAACGCGTTCTCCATTTCTCAAAGCTTTGCAGAAAGTCCCAACTGTGTTGGAAGAATTAGCACAAAAGTTACACGCGCATCTTGTCGAGTCGCCACCTATACTAATCAAAGAAGGCGGATTGATTCGCCCTAGTGTAAATCCCTTGTTAGATGAGAGAAAGGCAACTGTAGAAGCGGATCAGCAATGGATTGCCAATTTAGAAGTTGATGAAAGAGCTAAAACGGGTATTTCCACTCTAAAGGTAGGATTTAACAAAACTTTTGGTTATTATATCAGTATTTCCCGCGCCAAAGCTGACCAAGTACCCGCTAATTATATCCGCAAGCAAACCCTAACCAATGAGGAACGTTACATCACGCCAGATTTAAAGGAACGGGAAGCGCGGATTCTCACGGCGCGGGATGATTTAAATCAGTTGGAATATGAGATTTTTACGGCGTTGCGCGAAGAGGTAGCACAAGAGGCGGAAGTAATTCGCAATCTGTCTCGTGCAGTGGCGGCGGCGGATGTGTTGTGTGGTTTGGCTGAGTTGGCAGTGCATCAAGGTTACTGTCGTCCAGAAATGTTGCCAGGAAGGGAGATAAATATTGTTGATGGCCGTCATCCGGTAGTTGAACAGTCTTTACCTCCGGGGTTCTTTGTGCCGAATTCGACTCAATTAGGTGAAGAGTCATCAGTCATTAGTCATGTGTCATTAGCAGATGACCAAGGACAAATGACCAAGGACATAGACGCCCCAGCAGCTTCCCGCAGGGTAGAAGAAATGACAAATGACAATCCTGATTTGATTATCCTCACCGGGCCAAATGCAAGTGGCAAAAGTTGTTATTTGCGTCAGGTGGGATTGATTCAGTTAATGGCGCAGATTGGTAGTTTTGTACCAGCTAGGTTTGCCAGATTGGGAATATGCGATCGCATTTTCACCCGTGTAGGTGCAGTAGATGATCTTGCAACTGGTCAATCTACGTTCATGGTGGAGATGAATGAAACGGCGAATATTCTCAACCATGCCACATCTAGGTCGCTGGTGTTATTAGATGAAATTGGTCGTGGAACAGCAACTTTTGATGGTCTTTCCATAGCTTGGGCGGTGGCGGAATATATAGCAGTTGATATTCGGGCACGAACGATTTTTGCTACTCACTACCATGAATTGAATGAACTGGCTAGCATTCTGCCTAATGTGGCTAACTATCAGGTAACAGTGAAAGAATTACCCGACCAAATTATCTTTTTGCATCAAGTCCAACCGGGAGGCGCTGATAAGTCTTATGGTATTGAGGCAGGAAGATTGGCGGGTTTACCAGCCGTAGTTATTCAAAGAGCAAAACAAGTTATGGGACAAATCGAGAAACACAGTAAGATTGCGATGGGGCTGCAAAATCTGGATTGA